From the Kwoniella dendrophila CBS 6074 chromosome 8, complete sequence genome, the window ACGACGACAACAACACCACTACCAACATCATTTCATTtgtcatcttctttttctttttcttatatCATTTTAAGCCCCCTTTCTATCCCTCTCATCTTTCCTTATCTTTCTATACTTCTTAAAACACAAAAGACTCAAACAAAGTTATCAGAATGTCAGTCAAAGTCGGAATTAACGGTTTCGGTGAGTATCTTTTGATCGATGCTTGAGATGTGTTCATGTTTTGTAGGATGGTAAAGTTGTACAGATACCGGATTGATCCACGACATCTCGCCTCCCTTTGTCTCCCTACACGCGTATCTATTGATGCTCGCGGCCACGAGGTGCATGTATAGCTCATATGCATCAAACCGAACACCATATTCTTCGTATCATCGATTCTGTTCAAGAAGCTGACTAATGTTTTTTATTCTACACCTTTAAAGGTCGAATTGGTCGAATTGTCCTCAGGTGCGCTAAATGAGCTTGATTTGAATTACAAATACTAATATGGCTCGAACAGAAATGCTATCGACCACGGAGATATCGAAGTAGTTGCCATCAACGAGTGAGTGCCCGGCCCACCGAAATCTGTGCTGAGCACGTTGGCTGACGTTCGTCTATTTCAGTCCTTTCATTGATCTTGAGTACATGGTAAGTCAATTTGGTAACGTCCAAGCACAACACAGCATTAACGTATATCTTCATTGCAGGTTTACATGTTCAAATACGATTCTGTAAGTTGAAAACATGAAGTCGTCTGGTGTCGATCCAAAAATAGTTGCTGACGAAATTTCTGCTAGACTCACGGGCGATTCAAGGGTTCTGTAGAACACAAAGATGGTAAACtttacatcaacaacaaagcCGTCACCGTCTTTGGTGAACGAGACCCAACCGCCATTAAATGGGGAGAGGCCGGTGCCGATTACGTTATCGAATCAACCGGTGTCTTCACAACTACCGAGAAAGCCAGTGCCCATCTTAAAGGTGGTGCCAAGAAGGTCATTATCTCAGCTCCTTCTGCCGATGCCCCTATGTGAGTCGTATATGGCTCACAATCGAATATTTCCTGTTACTAACCAATCTATCTTCAGGTTCGTTTGTGGTGTAAATCTTGAAGCTTACAAACCCGAATACCAAGTCATCTCCAACGCTTCATGTACTACCAACTGTCTCGCCCCTCTCGCCAAAGTCATCAACGACAACGTAAGCGTCATAACTAGTCAGACGTACTTGTAGTATCGTGTATTAACCAATCTATCTAGTTCACCATTGTCGAAGGTCTCATGACCACCGTCCACGCCACCACTGCTACCCAAAAGACCGTCGATGGTCCTTCCAACAGTAAGCATTTATTACGCGCTTGCTCCATCTGCACTTGACTTGCTAACGACACTTTGCAGAGGACTGGAGAGGTGGTCGAGGTGCTGCCGCCAatatcattccttcttcaaccgGTGCTGCTAAAGTAAGTCACACCGCGGGATTTTTCAAACAAGCGTCTTT encodes:
- a CDS encoding glyceraldehyde-3-phosphate dehydrogenase, which translates into the protein MSVKVGINGFGRIGRIVLRNAIDHGDIEVVAINDPFIDLEYMVYMFKYDSTHGRFKGSVEHKDGKLYINNKAVTVFGERDPTAIKWGEAGADYVIESTGVFTTTEKASAHLKGGAKKVIISAPSADAPMFVCGVNLEAYKPEYQVISNASCTTNCLAPLAKVINDNFTIVEGLMTTVHATTATQKTVDGPSNKDWRGGRGAAANIIPSSTGAAKAVGKVIPSLNGKLTGMAFRVPTSDVSVVDLVARIEKGASYDEIKAVIKKASESPELKGILGYTEDEVVSTDFVGSTESSIFDAKAGIALNANFVKLVSWYDNEYGYSRRVCDLVAYIAGVDAKAQ